The sequence ACAGTTGGACGAGAATTAGACAAGGCACCAAGCTAAAATATGGGCTGGCCCAAGTACAAGTGaattgaaaattaaaaattatcaaggaaaaaaaaaagaaaaaagcctATCCATAGAAACTTCAGGTGAAGCATTGCATTTGCTACCAGCCATGCATTATTCCTGATATATACAGAATAACTCATGAATGTACATTTTGGATGTCTTCCAAAACAGGCAGAAGGAGACCTTACAAGTCTCAAGCTAAATATTTTCATACAACCTACTACTAATGCTAAACCTAATCTATTTTCCTACAACTTCACAACTGCACACAGAAATTTAAATTCCGGCAGGATCACTGTGTTTTCCAATTAGCTTTACTGACAGGAACTTGAAAGATATTCAACTTAAGAACCCTATTCAATCACCCTGGCATAACTGGTTTACCGTATCTACTCATACCTCTTGCCTCGGTTTCCATTTTTCTTGGATGCCATGATTCTCCTTAATGAAAATCTCCATCTTAGCACACAACAAAGCATTGTCCATCTAGTCTTAGCTTTACCAACTGCAGCTGCATTGGACTGAGATGCAGCCTTGGCAATAAAGTCGCTGACAGCAGATTCCAGGTCCTGCGATTTTACAGTAGTCTCGGGATCAAAATACTGAAGGACATCTCCACTGCTGAAGGAAGGGGTCATGGGCTCCATGTTACATATAACGGAATTGGTAATTTGGGTGTGCAAGCTTGAAGAATGCTCAAATGCAAGATCTTGCATGTTGTCAAGTCCTTGCCAAGTGTAATTATCCGAAGTTCTCGTACTTCCCATGGGGAACATAGACGAAACAAAATCTGAAGAGGATGTGCTTGGTTGGGTATCGCTCAACTGAACTGAGCTTTGAGAATTAGGTAAGTCACAGTTATAGGAACTCTCTACTGCGATAGAACTTGAAGGGAAGGAGATGTTGGGCAAGTCTGAAGAGCCACCAATAATGTTGTTATTGTCCAATGACACTACTGCCTCCCAGTTCTCGTAAGCAATTTTAACCAGCATCTGGGCGTTATCCTGCTCCATCATGTTACCAACAAAAGTTAGAAATATAAACGGTAAGAGGAAAAAATATGAAGAGGTAAATGCCTCTCTAGTAGGGAGGTGATATCACAAACTAAGGTCAAAACTCGCCAACATCCTAATTTaacaatcaaaaaagaaaaatggagagAGAGATGCCTTCTCTGTATCTGAAAGCTGGTTAAGAGGAACAAATTGGTGTTCACTAACTAGCCCCAAAGCATGTCCGATAACATTGAAGACCACGCCTGTTCCCTGCTGTCCACTGGGAGGATAGTACACATACATTCGGTTATCAACTGTACATGTTCGAGCATGATCCGCCGTGACTTCCCACATCTTAGCAGACATCCCTGTACCCAGAATCTGAAAACAGAAATTGAAACTATGAATTTCATGAATTCTATATGCTCAAAAAATATTTGAAGGTAAAAACCAAAAGGAGCAATCCACGATAGACACATAATCCTATACAATCTGTCGCTTCCCAATTCAACAACATCTTCCAGAATAGCTTCGAATATATAATTTGTTACATCAACCTTTTATGAAATAATGAGAAAGACTACCAGAAAACTTCTCAAATCATTAGAACAAGTGCATAAATAATAACGCATATATAGGGAAGCATTAGAGTGGTACATTTCGAAGTTTTGGAGAATCTAAGCTGAGTAATGTCAAAAAATCCTTCACAGTTTTGATGTTTTCCTTACTAAGCCGCTTGTGAAAGGCGCCATCTTTTCCGATCTTTTCTAAGCGCCAAACCTCGTCAGTCAGAGATGGAGGATGGTGTTTCTTGTATACTGCAAACAGAAACCAAGTAAAGCATTGTAGCGGCATCACATATTAGATGAAGAAGTGATACATGAATATGCTTTAACTAAACATAATATAACTGAAATACTGAACAAGCTCCCTTCCCTCTGATCACCTGAACAGCCCCTTAACTGAATTGCTATTTTCGAAGCCTTGTCTTCGAATCGTTAAGCATCCGTTCTATTTAACAGCTCATGATTCCCAACCATGAGCAATCTCGTCCGCATCATATTTATATTCTTTATGATTAGTGAACGGGTGAAAAAATAGCAAAGGTACTCACATTCTCCACGATGATCTTTGACCATGAATGCTTCAGATTTTGCTTCTCGTATTCTAACTCCATCACAATTATCATCAACAACTCTAGCCCCTAATTTGAACTTACGGCTCCTAGTCCAGCTAGAGTTatcagtaaaaatcaaatcatttACCACACCAACACCATTAATAAGACTGAAAAATGCATCACCGTTAAGCAGAGGTCGCTTTCCTTCCCGTTCTTTCACGATATTATTCTGAAACTCCTCCATTGTCCAGTTATCAGCTTCATCACCTTCAAAATCTCCCTCCAAAACTACAACTTCCACCTTTGCCAAGGACTCAGGGCCCGAGTTAACAATGTTCCCAGAGAAAGCGTCAACTAAAACTACTCCTAGAAGAGAATTTTCCTCGCCTTCAATTCTAGCACCAGTGAAAACCGGAAGACAAAGCTTTCCATTAAACTTAAGCTGTAAGTTTCTGGATATAGGCGGATTGATTACTTTGTCGCAATTGCTGAACATGTAAAAACATTTGACAGTAAAAAACATGAAGTCAGTAACTTCTCTACAGAGGGACAATTGACTACAGAATCTTTATACTTACTCATTCATGCTTAGCAGATGTTTCCCTAGAGCAATTTCAACTTCCTCTTTTACCTGAAACAACACAAATTGCACCAACAGATTGTTCTTGAGTTTTCGCCGACTTAAATTATAGAGAAAAAAAGTTCTACAAAAATACAATGTAAACTTAGAAGGATACTTAACATTTGTTAATGGTGGCAATATAAGCTTAGGAAATTTTACGAACTCTAAACACTCTTGTCAGTTTTAGTTCCACTGTGCTAAAAAAGGTGTATACGAACTCCATGAACTCATTTCTGAAAGTTATAACCCACAAAGCCTTGATATATCAAGGAGCTTCTCCATAGTATAACAGCTATCCAAGCATCCTTTTATATAAAAAGAACACCTAACCTAAAGAATTTAAGAATTATGTGAAGAAGTACTCGATGTTCACCACTTGCGCATTTGCAAATGGCAACATGAAACAGTAAAGGCGCCATGAGCCGCATGAGCAAAAGTATTATTAGCTGCAATTCTTTACCAATCCCAGCATAATATTTGATAAGAAGAGCATAACTTACCACTTTACGAATCAATGGCTCCAATGAAGTGAAGAACGTCTGAAAGGCATTTGTACTTACTGCTTCTAGTACCACActagaaaatgaaaaatgaaaaccaGAAGAAAATCAGCAGCACAGTAGAACAACCATCACCCACATTTTTTCTACATATAATGTTCTTCCAATCTAACAAAAACTGATTAGTCCAGAAATCAAAGCAAACCATGTCTAAGCTCGTCTACTAGTTTTACAATAACAAGAAACCAACACAATATCTGATCAGCCTACATGCAAAAGTAGCACAGACCACCTTCTCATTtttcacccaaaaaaaaaaagaagaaaagaaagaaagaaaaagaaaaagaaaaaaccctaattaaggttttcaCAAGATACTCAATAAATCGAGAAGGATaccaaataaagaaaaacatatGATAAAAATAAACGATGATGATAATACGTACTTTCTTACAGAAGGAATTCTTGGGCGTTTATCTTCAGAACTACTACTGCTATTATTATCATCTTCTTCGAGTTTGCGTTTCTGAGACATACTGGGAATTCTTCTTTTTCACGATATGaatgagaaaaagaagaagaggaaatgaTTTCATTCAACCATACTCCACAACAACTTCGAACAACATCCACTGCGAATAATAAATGCTAgcgtatgaagaagaagaagaagaatgaataaAAGAGTGAGTTGATGATGATAATTATTAGCTAAATTCCAAAACACTGTCATCCATCCATGTCTCAGTTTTAGATGATTACCAAATTATTTTTCCCCAAAATCGTAGTAAGATCAAAATCAGATGAAGATTGAACCAAATCCGATAAAACGCTACAGTATAAACTGTTTTATCTGCAAAATAGTAATCAAAGAGAGGATTAGCATGGTTTGTGCCGTTATGTGGGTCCTTTGGAAAACGCGTTAGGAAGTTGGGAGGATGATGTATGTGTCAGCGTCAAAACGGTTTTGTACTTCAGTAGTGGGACCTACACAGAATTAGTAAGTAAGTAaataaattatattatattatgcgACTTTGATAAAGTTCCTTAAAAAGTATATTAACAAATAAGATGCTGCCACCTTTGGAAAGGAAAAGCTTGTACGCAAAATATTTGAAAAATGAGATTTAAATAAATTAAAAGCAAAACAAATTCGCTGTGGAATGTTGTGAAAAAAGTGATTCTGTATTTaaaaaatacaaccaaaaaatcaaaactaaaaaagtGAAAAGTCTAACTGATATTGTTGTCTTCATTTGGAGAGCAAATTGACAGACTGATTTTCACCCATATCTGCAATTGCATGTTTCCGGTTCATGGATCCGTTGGTTACAATCGAACCAAAAAGCACTCATAGCCCGAATGTTCACGGGTTAACAAGTGCATCAAACaagtttatttttttcttttttgaagcattgTGCATCAAACAAGATATTTACTCATGATGAATGGATGGATGTCAAGTTGATAATATTATAAAAATATTATGGATGGGATTGGATTCTCGGAATAAGAAAGTGAAGGGACAGAGGAACAGAAATTCACATTCTCTAGTTCATACAAACAACATTAATGCATTTTTGTAGTCTAGTTGTTGTTAGAGAAGACGATGACTCAAAATAGAATAAAAATCTCTAAATACTACACTCTATACGTCAAAAACAAAACTATGGAGATTATTTATTGGTCCGTCATATCAATATATTGAGATTAGGCCTGCAAAGAACCGAACCGATAACCGCACTAACCGATAACCGCACTAACCGAACCGTAACCACACCGAACCGATAATCCAACGGTCGGCGTCTGTTTTAATTTTGATAACTGTTGGATATTCGGTTCAGCTATCGGTTCCACTACTAACCACACCCTAACCGAACCGATAACCGATTATTATAGGTCGTTTATTTATTTCTATTAGGATTAATCCTACCCGTCTAAAATCGGGTAACTGTAGAGTATAAAAACTGGAAACCCTAAACTATTTCTACAGccatttcatttcttcttctcttcctatctgACTCCGCCTCTCTCCAGTCGCCTCCATTAGTATAATCTTCTCTTCCTGCATATAGTCGCCTGATTCACCTCCTCCACCtccatcaagattcaagacttaagagcaccaccacctctatgATCTAGTAAGTTGTTTtccttttgattgattttttttatcaatttataggttttttttttattttagggtttcttttgatACTCGAGATGGTTTGAAATTTGTTTAATCAATCGACTTGTTAAGTCAATCGATTActgtttatcaatcaatttagggttataattattttttttgttttatgttcTCAGAACTTGAAGAGTATTGAATTACCAGCAGCTGGAGTTCTTCATTAAAAGAGTATTGTCAGATCAAATAGGTAAAACCCTTCACTTGACTTGTTCTGCTTGATTTGAGTTCAATCTTCAGTGTTGATTATGAAAAAGGTTTTTTTTGATGTAAAACCCTTGAAGTGATTTATGATCTGTGAGTCTGTGACTATGAATCTATGAGCAAAAGGATTTTAATGGGTGTTTAAATCTATGAGGTATTGTTGTTATATGAATTACTCTTTGAGAAATTGTTGTTGGAACTATTTGTGTAATATTCTGAAATGagattttggtaactgagttgttagagttacaaATTATAATGCTGATTAGTTTAGTGGCTAGGGTTTGATGATGAAATCCATGATTGTAATGCTGATTAGTTCCCAAATTGTTTCCTGAGCTTAAGTAGAAtcctttgttcttccttattttcttgagtaGTGATATGTGtgtttctattgttgcttcttgAACTAAATGTTGGAAATGATGTTTGTCGCAGGTGGTAATGCTTGGATCAAGTTCAATTTCATTATCGAGCTGCAAGATGGCAGGTGCATCTCCATCCTCTTAATCCCCTGCAGCTGAGTCTACTCAAGTGACAGCTTCTGCAATACCAACACCTGAAGTTGATGCTACACAAGAAACTCAGCAGGCTACACAGGATTGAAGAAGGTAATGGAATCTCTTCTCTTCTTATTTGACTTAAAATTTCTATAGTTGAATGAATCCACTTAGAACTGTTTGTCACTTGAATGAATCCAGTTAGAGTTTCACTTGAATGAATGCAGTCAACTTTTACATATCATGATTGACTTCTTATTTGACTTAAAATTTCTATAGTTGTCATTTCTTTTGCATATCATGATTTATGGTTAGTGGAGTTGCAAACTTGCAGTCAGTTGCACTCAGTTTCATTATCTATGATTATGTAATTGCTTAGGGCTTGCATATGAAGATTAAAGAGAAAGTGGTTGATTCTTCAAGTTGTGTGGTGTAGTGTTTGTGGGTGCTGGTCCTTTTTATGTTACTTTTGTAATCCCTGTCCTTTTTATGTTACTTTTTGTATTCCTTGTCCTTTTTGAACTTGGAGTTTCAAGCTGTGTGGTGTACTAGTTGTAGACACTTGAAGTACATTACCCATGATGTGAAGAATTTTGATCTGACTTTTGAGTTtttctttttgcagacattttggGAAAGGATGAGGATTAAGGGGATTGTTGGCTTGAGAATTGGATGGATGGACTGGACTCTGAAGTCTTTTACTTGTCTTCGACTCTTCGTGCTACTTTCTTATGTTAAACTTTAAGACTATTGTGTGTGTGTTTGATCTTTAGAGTTTAGACTCCTTGCTTTTGGACTTCATTATGTGTGTGACGTCTATGTGTTTCATCTTTAGAGTTTAGACTCTCATGGAATGGATCTGTTTAATCTATTAAGTATGGTAAGCtgttatttcttaagtatggaatgGAAGTACACTGTACAGGTGCAGGTGCAGGTACAAAATCTGTCAGAATTTCTGACAGATTAATTTATGGTtaaaaccgaaccgaaccgaaaAATAACTGAACATAGTCGGTTCGGTTAAAAACCGAACCGAATactattgagttcggttactgtTTTAAATGTGCTAACCGCACTATAAACGGTTAGTTGAACGGTTTTACAACTAACCGCACCGAacctgtgaacacgtaaatcaagaaggcatctatatgttcacaaacaatgttcgcactctaggtacataCTCGCACTGAtgatacaattgcattgattcattggctcaaaaccttcgggtttatcatagcctcatctaataatatCGCGAGAGGCGTTTACGcgggggaagataaagaaaacgaagtataaaagtaaaactcatggagcgttaaacgaatataaagtgctgaaatgtaaataagactgggatttacgtggttcagcactaaggcctacatccacggggttgttgtttcactatgtacttgatgattacagagatagtcgagtgactttggagtttacataggtctgtgtattgtaaaggacaaacttacactcacaatccttctctctctccttctctccctcgtTTTTCCGATCTTCGTgaggtcgttccactgagctattccttttggccccattggtttgttctgcggaattggtacggtgagatctctgcggatacgccctcgggttttcacgctggatttcttcaagacgagcgtgcttttcaataattattcgaaaatctccctctgtcttaggcacgcttccatgaatctcaacaaatagtggactcattcggtctaatccccacttgtagcaattgatacttaccactgggtccacacttcctatggcttggaagatcttgtgccatctgttagtgtattccctcgtggtttccttgtagccaattgttggcgaaaagagcttatccattccgctGTTAacggctttgttgtacatgtaagttcttaagaacttttctgcgagttggtcataGGAGTGGATGGATTCCGGCGgcaaattatcaaaccaagacaatgccgatcccttcaggcttgatgggaagtatatacagagtacggcgtcgttctgaatCCATCTGGCTaaaacacggttataataccgaatatgtgcagcgggatcactggatccgtcatagcattcgaaggtcGGGACATGGCtcttcagcggaataggggtgttggccaggcgatgagttaggggagTGGAATTatcctctctcatgacctcttctaatctTCCCCCGCATTGTCTACtctttaactgcctgatctcggccatcatttcatcacgcagctcttccatcgcgcggtggtgccctacgctcttctgctcgtgatagtctgactctccgtcattataatccgggtcggatgcgctacttcccctagtcgcgtctccattagctgctacgatgactcttcggtctcgatttggttctggtgcctttgaatttgcttcatcaagttgctggctggtcttcgtgcttagggcaatccggtcttttaaatcttggttttctctggccagcagagctacagCATCTGCATAAACcttctggctcttcttcaattcttcaagctcagccatcaatcgatgtgattggtttgacccctgattgggagtcccagctcgtgctactacggccatggtggcgccttcttctatggttttcactaaaggtggtggaggttcagcttcgattgttggcatttccaaatcgggcggagtgcctatctgcggtgttagagccgccggcacagtttgattctgatcATTTATTGATGGC comes from Papaver somniferum cultivar HN1 chromosome 7, ASM357369v1, whole genome shotgun sequence and encodes:
- the LOC113297968 gene encoding calmodulin-binding protein 60 A-like, producing MSQKRKLEEDDNNSSSSSEDKRPRIPSVRNVVLEAVSTNAFQTFFTSLEPLIRKVVKEEVEIALGKHLLSMNDNCDKVINPPISRNLQLKFNGKLCLPVFTGARIEGEENSLLGVVLVDAFSGNIVNSGPESLAKVEVVVLEGDFEGDEADNWTMEEFQNNIVKEREGKRPLLNGDAFFSLINGVGVVNDLIFTDNSSWTRSRKFKLGARVVDDNCDGVRIREAKSEAFMVKDHRGELYKKHHPPSLTDEVWRLEKIGKDGAFHKRLSKENIKTVKDFLTLLSLDSPKLRNILGTGMSAKMWEVTADHARTCTVDNRMYVYYPPSGQQGTGVVFNVIGHALGLVSEHQFVPLNQLSDTEKDNAQMLVKIAYENWEAVVSLDNNNIIGGSSDLPNISFPSSSIAVESSYNCDLPNSQSSVQLSDTQPSTSSSDFVSSMFPMGSTRTSDNYTWQGLDNMQDLAFEHSSSLHTQITNSVICNMEPMTPSFSSGDVLQYFDPETTVKSQDLESAVSDFIAKAASQSNAAAVGKAKTRWTMLCCVLRWRFSLRRIMASKKNGNRGKRYE